In the Leptospiraceae bacterium genome, one interval contains:
- a CDS encoding DUF1564 family protein: MNKKQTFTEFDLKNSLKASNQVATLLIPEKTVIKLRKFYRLKDIPKILNRLIANYKILPLNEEQNTSKKIQSSYQMEGQNLFKKSFRPIGDDWIKLSILSNGTGDSRCLFFFTLLSIKLEILEGKNPDIEKSLSVGTPTNFNESVLRCMLGLIKSEKQHKYYRAIEEGKRREKQTTQIN; this comes from the coding sequence ATGAACAAAAAACAAACATTTACGGAATTCGATTTAAAAAATTCTTTAAAAGCAAGCAATCAAGTTGCGACCTTGTTGATTCCTGAAAAGACCGTGATAAAATTACGTAAATTTTATCGTTTAAAAGACATCCCTAAAATTCTAAATCGACTAATTGCAAACTATAAAATTTTACCCTTAAACGAGGAACAAAATACATCTAAGAAAATTCAAAGCTCCTATCAAATGGAAGGCCAAAATCTATTCAAAAAAAGCTTTCGACCAATAGGTGATGATTGGATAAAACTTTCGATATTGTCGAATGGTACTGGTGACTCTCGATGCCTTTTTTTCTTCACTCTCCTTTCTATAAAGCTGGAAATATTAGAAGGCAAAAACCCCGATATAGAAAAGTCCCTGAGTGTAGGAACTCCTACAAATTTTAATGAAAGTGTACTGCGATGCATGCTGGGACTAATCAAATCAGAAAAGCAACACAAGTACTACCGAGCAATAGAAGAGGGGAAAAGGCGAGAAAAACAAACAACTCAAATAAACTGA
- a CDS encoding AAA family ATPase yields the protein MKKIRANEEITPEEIGLRYAVSDLDFLSLVKEYKIPIEKSGNYRISILDKYFSIAENRNFNSNIIAITNQKGGEGKTTLSLCLAEALSLESKVLLVDWDAQANATRLFFNDLDTSIFDCLHYRDKEPMKIQDIIQRVFDRYDLVPSSIRLANLTTPYERDDFELLKDALLPVRSSYEYIIVDCPPSLGLGLENALIAADYVIVPIQARAFSIQGIQDLHNTIEKIRKKVNPNLELLGAILNQFEESRALSGISQSIKKYFPVFQTVINRRESIPQSQVKRKLLFDYDKKALKNFQELALEIKQKIYVQAK from the coding sequence ATGAAAAAAATAAGAGCAAACGAGGAAATCACTCCGGAAGAAATCGGACTGAGGTATGCTGTATCAGATTTGGATTTTTTGTCTTTAGTAAAAGAATATAAAATTCCTATTGAAAAAAGTGGAAATTATAGAATTTCCATTCTTGATAAATATTTCTCCATCGCTGAAAATAGAAATTTTAATTCTAACATAATTGCGATTACTAACCAGAAAGGTGGAGAAGGAAAAACTACTCTTTCCCTATGTCTTGCTGAAGCACTTTCACTTGAATCAAAGGTGCTGCTTGTTGATTGGGATGCACAAGCAAACGCGACTCGTTTATTTTTTAATGACTTAGACACTTCAATATTTGATTGCTTGCATTATAGAGATAAAGAGCCTATGAAAATTCAAGATATAATTCAGAGAGTTTTTGATCGCTATGATCTTGTTCCATCTTCTATTCGCCTTGCAAATTTAACTACACCGTATGAGCGAGATGATTTTGAATTATTAAAAGATGCATTGTTGCCTGTTCGGTCTTCTTACGAATATATAATCGTTGATTGTCCACCTTCATTGGGCCTTGGATTAGAGAATGCTTTGATTGCTGCAGATTATGTAATTGTTCCGATCCAAGCGAGGGCTTTTAGTATTCAAGGAATTCAAGATTTACACAATACCATTGAAAAAATACGCAAAAAAGTGAATCCGAACCTTGAATTATTGGGTGCAATCCTAAATCAATTTGAGGAATCTAGGGCTTTATCGGGAATTAGCCAAAGTATAAAAAAATATTTTCCTGTATTCCAAACAGTTATTAATAGAAGAGAAAGTATTCCACAGAGTCAAGTTAAGCGTAAATTACTTTTTGATTATGATAAAAAAGCATTAAAGAATTTTCAGGAATTAGCTTTAGAAATAAAGCAAAAGATATATGTCCAAGCGAAATGA
- a CDS encoding ParB/RepB/Spo0J family partition protein, whose product MSKRNDFAAIDLITAYSEKKNAPDKIDISSIVLDQNQPRVFGKNEIDDLVESMRRLGLIEPIIVRKEKSQFIIVAGERRYRSAIQLGWKDIPAIVTEVKEDLCYEISLAENEKRKNLNPWEVGRAIQYLRKEKKRSVKEVSELLGYTERYIKQLSSIARLEQNSVYDLLKSGKEASVKNLESLLKFKEGRGEMISPNKKLSDIIRINLKKLPQKQKETFFRELNALKKKFGLS is encoded by the coding sequence ATGTCCAAGCGAAATGATTTTGCAGCTATAGATCTCATTACTGCGTATAGTGAGAAAAAAAATGCCCCTGATAAAATTGATATTTCTAGTATTGTATTGGATCAAAACCAACCACGTGTTTTTGGTAAAAATGAAATTGATGATTTAGTAGAGTCAATGAGAAGACTCGGACTTATTGAACCAATAATTGTTAGAAAGGAAAAATCACAATTTATTATAGTTGCCGGGGAGAGAAGATACCGGTCTGCGATTCAACTTGGTTGGAAGGATATCCCCGCAATTGTTACTGAGGTAAAAGAAGATCTTTGTTATGAAATTTCACTCGCTGAAAATGAAAAAAGGAAAAATTTAAACCCGTGGGAAGTTGGGCGAGCCATTCAATATTTACGAAAAGAGAAAAAGAGATCTGTTAAGGAAGTATCAGAATTGCTTGGATATACCGAAAGATATATTAAGCAATTGAGTTCAATTGCAAGGCTAGAACAAAATTCTGTTTATGATTTGTTAAAAAGTGGAAAAGAAGCAAGTGTTAAAAATTTAGAATCTTTGCTAAAATTTAAAGAGGGTAGGGGTGAAATGATTTCACCCAACAAGAAGTTATCCGACATAATTCGGATTAACTTGAAGAAATTACCCCAAAAGCAAAAAGAGACTTTTTTCCGCGAACTTAATGCATTAAAGAAAAAGTTCGGACTTTCTTAG
- a CDS encoding gamma carbonic anhydrase family protein has protein sequence MQDDCSIWPGAVLRADTNFIKLGKAVNIQDNSTIHVDSTYSTSIGDYSLIGHNVVIHSSTIGKACLIGIGSIILENCVIGDGAMISAGCLIRGNTKIPPKAMVIQKNGELKIYENKSRPQLIIASSLEYVESSKRFLNKFFAPFSENETKEFFMKAGSILKELKL, from the coding sequence ATGCAAGATGATTGTTCTATCTGGCCCGGTGCTGTTCTTCGTGCAGACACAAATTTTATCAAACTCGGTAAAGCAGTCAATATTCAAGATAACTCCACCATCCACGTAGATTCAACATACAGCACTTCTATCGGTGATTATTCTCTTATCGGGCACAATGTTGTAATCCACAGCAGCACCATCGGTAAGGCTTGCTTAATTGGAATCGGCAGTATCATTTTGGAGAATTGTGTAATTGGAGATGGTGCAATGATTTCTGCAGGGTGTTTAATTCGCGGCAACACAAAAATTCCTCCTAAGGCAATGGTAATTCAAAAAAATGGCGAGTTAAAAATTTATGAAAATAAATCCAGACCTCAGTTGATTATTGCCTCTTCTTTAGAATATGTTGAGTCCTCTAAAAGATTCCTCAATAAGTTTTTTGCTCCCTTCTCTGAAAACGAAACAAAAGAGTTTTTCATGAAAGCCGGCTCAATTCTAAAAGAACTAAAATTGTAG
- a CDS encoding MarR family transcriptional regulator translates to MGTHFKGSQTEIQALDCFIKLMRASESVNYRTGKYINKIGLSPSQFGVLESLFHLGPMCQNELGKKLLKSGGNITMVLNNLEKRGWIERKRETKDKRYISVHLSHSGKKFISEIFPRQVQIITEEMSKLSKAEQEDLSRICKKLGIENFEKNCG, encoded by the coding sequence ATGGGTACTCATTTTAAAGGCAGCCAAACAGAAATTCAAGCACTTGATTGCTTTATCAAATTAATGAGAGCATCTGAATCTGTAAACTACAGAACAGGAAAATATATCAACAAAATTGGTCTAAGCCCAAGCCAATTCGGTGTATTAGAATCACTTTTTCACCTCGGTCCTATGTGCCAAAATGAGCTTGGAAAAAAACTTCTGAAAAGTGGGGGAAACATCACAATGGTTCTTAACAATTTAGAGAAGAGAGGCTGGATTGAGCGAAAACGCGAAACGAAAGATAAGAGGTACATAAGTGTACATCTCTCTCACTCAGGGAAAAAATTTATTTCTGAAATTTTTCCAAGGCAAGTCCAAATCATCACAGAAGAAATGAGTAAACTATCTAAAGCTGAACAAGAAGACCTAAGTCGTATATGTAAAAAACTGGGGATAGAAAATTTTGAAAAAAACTGCGGCTAA
- a CDS encoding DUF1569 domain-containing protein encodes MNRNLRFNNFEEAVSELKKLEKEKVSTTKLWSFFQILDHCADSIEFSMTEYPKVVPSFIRLTIGKFIFNKMMKDGYMRTNAPNPSAPKVREEGDEKFAL; translated from the coding sequence ATGAATAGAAATTTACGATTTAACAATTTTGAAGAAGCAGTGAGCGAGCTAAAAAAACTCGAAAAGGAAAAAGTGAGCACAACAAAACTATGGAGTTTTTTTCAGATACTTGATCATTGTGCTGATTCGATAGAATTTTCAATGACAGAGTATCCTAAGGTAGTGCCGAGTTTTATTCGTTTAACTATAGGAAAATTTATATTTAATAAAATGATGAAAGATGGGTATATGAGGACAAATGCTCCGAATCCTTCCGCTCCAAAAGTAAGGGAAGAAGGAGATGAAAAATTTGCACTTTAA
- a CDS encoding DUF1569 domain-containing protein — MSAFKEFQGNLAVHPVFGKLKKEEWEKLHVYHIANHLGFVDVDKNKELKPVPRPSKVKKSLSVKPKSKAKSSVKKKPSVAKSKKKKSR; from the coding sequence ATCTCTGCATTTAAAGAATTTCAAGGAAATTTAGCTGTTCATCCTGTTTTTGGTAAGTTAAAAAAAGAAGAGTGGGAAAAACTCCACGTCTATCATATAGCCAACCATTTGGGGTTTGTTGATGTTGATAAAAATAAAGAATTAAAACCGGTACCAAGACCTTCTAAGGTAAAGAAATCTTTATCAGTAAAACCGAAATCAAAAGCAAAGTCTTCCGTAAAGAAAAAGCCTTCAGTTGCAAAATCGAAAAAGAAAAAATCTCGCTAA
- a CDS encoding acyltransferase: MTLTNSYSAEIFGLILCSFLFLLFSNFRKLFFFPKFETTPQAIEKRSSIIDFIRGISIIGIVIIHLDSYFRYYHPNDSFSNITFFLSNASRFSVPAFIISSAFFLNYKSPKEYWLSKWNNLIMPYLIIGTIAYILKYPLESIYTIFDYIYKIFSGTIMAPFYFVPLMVQCYLIYALFVRRFEKTKSIYIVLWISFVLNIFSNLDWFQSTNLYINGLIPAFFGNFVFFFLVGFSAKNIFKDSGNFKNTILTGKIFLFSLVISLLFYLIFVGYLSMKKLPELSNHFIFYPLAMFILLFSIGIKLEESVSNILQKIYSIFSFIGKMSLSIFLIHPILIHLSFGRDPYSFGGKVSGFFFFLLLNIIIPIFLWISFQKLRKIFFN, translated from the coding sequence ATGACACTGACAAATTCCTACTCTGCTGAAATTTTTGGACTAATACTGTGCAGTTTCTTATTTTTACTTTTCTCTAATTTCAGGAAATTATTTTTCTTTCCAAAATTTGAAACAACACCTCAGGCTATAGAAAAAAGAAGCTCTATAATTGATTTTATTAGAGGAATATCTATTATTGGAATTGTAATCATTCACCTCGATTCCTATTTTCGATATTATCACCCGAACGATTCTTTTTCCAATATTACATTTTTTTTGTCGAATGCCTCCAGATTTAGCGTTCCTGCATTTATTATTTCTTCAGCATTTTTTTTAAACTATAAGTCTCCAAAAGAATACTGGCTATCTAAATGGAATAACCTAATTATGCCCTATCTGATCATCGGTACAATTGCTTATATTTTGAAATATCCGTTGGAATCAATATACACAATATTCGATTATATTTACAAAATATTTTCAGGAACTATCATGGCTCCTTTTTATTTTGTTCCTCTCATGGTTCAATGCTATTTAATTTATGCTCTATTTGTCCGAAGATTTGAAAAAACAAAATCTATCTATATTGTGCTATGGATTTCTTTTGTACTAAATATTTTTTCTAACTTAGATTGGTTTCAAAGCACAAACTTGTATATCAACGGGCTTATTCCGGCTTTTTTTGGAAACTTTGTATTTTTCTTCTTAGTAGGATTTTCTGCAAAAAATATTTTCAAAGACTCGGGTAATTTTAAAAATACAATCTTAACAGGAAAGATTTTTTTATTCAGTTTAGTCATTAGCCTACTTTTTTATTTAATTTTTGTTGGATATTTATCAATGAAAAAATTACCGGAACTGTCTAACCATTTTATATTTTATCCATTAGCCATGTTTATACTCTTATTTTCTATAGGAATCAAATTAGAAGAATCTGTTTCTAATATTTTACAAAAAATCTATTCTATTTTTTCTTTCATCGGAAAAATGAGTTTATCTATTTTTTTGATTCACCCCATTTTAATACATCTGAGTTTCGGAAGAGACCCATATTCTTTTGGTGGAAAAGTTTCCGGGTTCTTTTTCTTTTTATTACTCAATATAATAATTCCGATTTTTTTATGGATCAGTTTTCAAAAGCTAAGAAAAATATTCTTCAATTAG
- a CDS encoding cyclic nucleotide-binding domain-containing protein: protein MPATVSLKSGEVIFREGDSENSMYVILQGSVEIYFKIKAQETRVAILKKGDFFGEMALFRAKPRTATARAMTDTELAVIESKQQLERFLIQNPTFSAKMVSIMATRLANTNELLIEKINETSAKEIEYQQPIINS, encoded by the coding sequence ATGCCTGCAACAGTATCATTAAAATCCGGAGAAGTTATATTTAGAGAAGGTGACTCTGAAAATTCTATGTATGTAATTCTCCAAGGAAGTGTTGAAATTTATTTCAAAATAAAAGCTCAAGAGACAAGGGTTGCAATTTTAAAGAAGGGTGATTTTTTTGGAGAAATGGCTTTATTTCGTGCAAAGCCAAGAACTGCGACCGCAAGGGCTATGACAGATACAGAGCTTGCAGTTATTGAGAGTAAACAGCAGTTGGAAAGATTTTTGATCCAAAATCCTACTTTCTCGGCAAAAATGGTTAGCATTATGGCGACAAGGCTTGCCAATACGAATGAACTTCTAATAGAAAAAATTAATGAAACTTCAGCAAAGGAAATCGAATACCAGCAACCGATTATTAACTCGTAG
- a CDS encoding GGDEF domain-containing protein, whose protein sequence is MIQNTNSEDTKNEVIKLQRIINAYEKLAKLQNKELKDAIEAISAYEIVEEVSRQEKINMISELEVFHELDESSIVKNGIIEILRDKNNTEENIIKSLENLQLKEEKGFYSDLFRILTHLNIEEEEAKSHWEKIQENIRVFNHKMGYPVGFRVAMLDYLLNHANLLKNPKFIDITIYENIVRSSITDELTGIYNKRYFDILFKKELKRGQRYNRVFSIFLFDIDDFKTYNDTFGHHEGDKVLKLVGTILFKIFRSEDSSFRVGGEEFLVILPELEVPSAILAAKRFTQELKMKSEKLLKRKITVSGGISAYPKHGDSTDILFQKADKALYLAKSQGKDQIIEAPK, encoded by the coding sequence ATGATACAAAATACGAATTCAGAAGATACAAAAAATGAAGTCATAAAATTGCAAAGAATTATCAATGCCTATGAGAAACTTGCTAAACTTCAAAATAAAGAATTAAAAGATGCTATCGAAGCAATCAGTGCTTATGAAATAGTAGAAGAAGTTTCTCGCCAAGAAAAAATCAATATGATTTCTGAACTCGAAGTATTTCACGAGTTAGACGAGTCTTCCATCGTAAAAAATGGAATCATAGAAATACTGAGGGATAAAAATAATACAGAAGAAAATATCATCAAATCTTTAGAGAATCTGCAACTAAAAGAAGAAAAAGGATTTTATTCGGACCTATTCCGAATTTTGACTCACCTCAATATAGAAGAGGAAGAAGCAAAATCTCATTGGGAGAAAATCCAAGAAAATATCAGAGTCTTTAATCATAAAATGGGTTACCCGGTTGGGTTTAGAGTCGCCATGCTCGACTATTTATTAAATCATGCAAATCTTTTAAAAAATCCGAAATTCATAGATATTACAATTTATGAAAATATTGTCAGAAGTTCAATCACGGATGAGCTAACAGGAATTTATAATAAACGATATTTTGATATTCTATTTAAGAAAGAATTAAAAAGAGGTCAAAGATACAACAGAGTATTTTCGATTTTTCTTTTTGATATAGATGATTTTAAAACATACAACGATACTTTTGGCCATCATGAAGGAGATAAGGTTTTAAAATTGGTAGGCACAATTCTATTTAAAATTTTTCGATCAGAGGATTCCTCTTTTAGAGTTGGAGGAGAAGAGTTTCTCGTGATTCTGCCTGAATTAGAAGTACCCTCTGCAATCCTCGCTGCAAAAAGATTTACACAAGAATTAAAAATGAAATCTGAAAAATTACTAAAAAGAAAAATTACAGTAAGTGGAGGAATATCTGCTTATCCAAAGCACGGGGATTCTACAGATATACTTTTTCAGAAGGCAGACAAGGCTCTCTACTTGGCAAAAAGCCAAGGTAAAGATCAAATCATTGAAGCTCCTAAATAA
- a CDS encoding class I SAM-dependent methyltransferase — MKLYTELAEYYFDIEKSGRKFDEEIYFLDDLFKKHKIRSVIDMGCGTGEHVKALQSRGYEIVGIDSSDKMVNVAKKRFPHCKFDIGFMQGYQASHHYDGIVFLFGTFNYLITDEEIKSALKLLQQNLKPSGLAIFEIWNAEPIRKIKRKPITNVATLKSGQIQIKRHRGFRLTRSDQATVVDVNYVYNLDARELKDKHTMRVFFWNEIKAKLEDFKFEILNVYGNYKMDKFKSNGGRILIVAKKKA; from the coding sequence ATGAAACTATATACAGAGCTTGCCGAATACTATTTTGACATCGAGAAAAGTGGAAGGAAGTTTGACGAAGAAATTTATTTCTTAGATGACCTTTTTAAGAAGCATAAAATTCGATCTGTAATTGATATGGGATGCGGAACCGGAGAGCATGTTAAGGCTTTGCAGTCAAGAGGGTACGAGATCGTAGGAATAGATTCTTCCGATAAAATGGTAAATGTCGCCAAAAAAAGATTTCCTCACTGCAAATTTGACATCGGGTTTATGCAAGGCTACCAAGCCTCTCACCACTACGACGGAATTGTATTTTTATTCGGAACTTTCAACTATTTAATCACAGACGAAGAAATTAAGTCGGCTCTCAAACTTTTGCAACAAAATCTAAAACCTTCAGGCCTTGCTATTTTTGAAATCTGGAATGCAGAACCCATCCGAAAAATCAAAAGAAAACCGATTACAAATGTAGCAACTCTAAAATCCGGTCAAATTCAAATCAAAAGACATAGAGGGTTTCGTCTTACTCGCTCTGACCAAGCAACTGTAGTCGATGTTAATTATGTCTATAACTTAGATGCACGAGAATTAAAAGATAAACATACCATGAGGGTATTTTTTTGGAATGAAATAAAAGCAAAACTCGAAGACTTTAAATTTGAAATATTGAATGTTTACGGTAATTACAAGATGGATAAATTCAAATCCAATGGAGGTAGAATTTTAATAGTTGCAAAAAAGAAAGCATGA
- a CDS encoding chemotaxis protein CheX produces the protein MEIIMDPLLDEKIVLMISQIFPEYFREILGVDAKREAFGPSKNEGLCYESCTCVEYSGEISGKLFIGMDGYTKLKLLPRIAKSFQIDPTTKTTSASIIMEFNNQIAARLAGEMQTGGFSMEISPPENLNHKIVPIDSTQYRQYILIYFLKSVEEKSYLGRIYLILLQKKF, from the coding sequence ATTGAAATAATTATGGATCCTCTTTTAGACGAAAAAATAGTGTTGATGATTTCTCAAATCTTCCCAGAATATTTCCGTGAGATTTTGGGAGTTGACGCAAAAAGAGAAGCATTTGGTCCTTCAAAAAATGAAGGGCTTTGTTATGAGAGTTGTACTTGTGTGGAGTATTCGGGAGAGATAAGCGGGAAATTATTTATAGGTATGGACGGATACACCAAATTAAAACTTCTGCCTCGAATAGCAAAAAGTTTTCAGATAGACCCAACTACAAAGACAACATCTGCTTCGATTATCATGGAGTTCAACAATCAGATTGCGGCTCGTCTGGCGGGTGAGATGCAAACAGGGGGTTTTTCTATGGAGATTTCTCCTCCGGAAAATCTAAATCATAAAATTGTTCCAATAGATTCTACTCAGTACAGGCAATACATCTTAATTTACTTCTTGAAATCGGTTGAAGAAAAATCGTATTTAGGCAGAATCTATTTAATACTACTTCAAAAAAAATTCTAA
- a CDS encoding DUF342 domain-containing protein, which yields MEDQKIQNIPGIGDFNAERALSLSISEDTLSAELTISPVKLFGHPLSLGDLQDFLDKSGIAEDRTDYEAIRISLTKLANRGPKPTDESPIKFIVATGVPATPGVDGFLKFYHPRAKRVVIAEDGSADYRNTDRYIHVKKDEKVATLFEGIAGKQGVSVFGKPIYPPSINRPKLSIGKNVYTKNIPSIENSGHIYIEHYSVTDGVIYLTDNSVSVSPELEIQSDVGLSTGNVKYEGSVRVKGSIESGSNVFCTGSLIVGGNIESDEVTVSEGLEVKGGIKVKGRRAIKIGGDLKAKFIENSVLEVDGDIILEGSVLNSKIYCLGNVILNGPSASVIGSEIIAYGGVSVLNLGSLAGLEAVVELGFHFKNEKSYKEGIVRLQALEKEVEELLPKVQQIKRAVMAARGNLDEEKKQKFKEFFDSYQEKAKKANLMAEQIESLKINRYSQEAVTMVVRGMAFPNSVIKYRRQIEKFTVQQSSFMLKFFPGQDKAVQSAFIEKKVPKR from the coding sequence ATGGAAGACCAAAAAATACAGAATATTCCGGGAATTGGAGATTTTAATGCAGAAAGAGCATTGAGTCTAAGTATTTCAGAGGACACTTTGTCTGCGGAATTGACCATTAGCCCTGTAAAACTTTTTGGTCATCCACTTTCTCTTGGAGACCTGCAAGATTTTTTAGATAAGAGTGGGATTGCAGAAGATCGAACAGACTATGAGGCAATCAGGATTTCACTTACAAAATTAGCTAATCGTGGCCCTAAGCCCACTGATGAAAGTCCTATTAAATTTATTGTTGCGACTGGAGTTCCTGCAACGCCCGGGGTAGATGGATTTTTGAAATTCTATCACCCAAGAGCTAAGAGAGTGGTAATCGCTGAAGATGGAAGCGCGGATTATAGAAACACCGACAGATACATTCATGTAAAAAAAGATGAAAAGGTAGCTACTCTTTTTGAGGGGATAGCTGGTAAGCAAGGAGTGAGTGTATTTGGAAAACCAATTTACCCCCCATCAATAAATCGACCTAAACTATCCATAGGGAAAAATGTTTATACAAAAAATATTCCTTCTATAGAAAATTCAGGGCATATCTATATAGAGCACTATTCTGTGACAGACGGTGTAATCTATCTTACAGACAATTCTGTATCTGTTTCGCCTGAATTAGAAATTCAATCGGATGTCGGGTTATCTACAGGAAACGTAAAGTATGAAGGGAGCGTTCGTGTAAAGGGAAGTATAGAATCCGGATCCAATGTTTTTTGTACAGGGAGTTTAATTGTCGGAGGGAACATCGAGTCTGATGAGGTAACTGTATCGGAAGGACTGGAAGTAAAAGGTGGAATAAAAGTAAAAGGGAGAAGGGCAATAAAAATTGGAGGAGACTTAAAAGCTAAGTTCATCGAGAACTCGGTTTTAGAAGTGGATGGAGATATTATCTTAGAAGGTTCTGTGCTAAATTCAAAAATTTATTGTCTTGGAAATGTAATTTTAAACGGGCCGTCGGCATCTGTGATCGGATCTGAAATCATCGCCTATGGAGGTGTGTCTGTATTGAATCTCGGATCGCTCGCAGGTCTTGAGGCTGTGGTAGAGCTTGGGTTTCATTTTAAAAATGAAAAATCTTACAAAGAGGGGATAGTTAGACTACAGGCTTTAGAAAAAGAAGTTGAAGAGCTATTGCCTAAGGTTCAACAAATCAAACGTGCAGTCATGGCAGCGAGAGGAAATTTAGACGAAGAAAAAAAGCAAAAGTTCAAGGAGTTTTTTGACTCTTATCAAGAGAAAGCAAAAAAAGCCAATCTTATGGCAGAGCAGATCGAATCCTTGAAAATTAACAGATATAGCCAAGAAGCGGTAACTATGGTAGTTCGGGGAATGGCATTTCCGAATTCGGTTATAAAATATAGACGGCAAATAGAAAAATTTACGGTTCAGCAAAGCTCTTTCATGTTGAAATTTTTTCCCGGACAAGACAAGGCAGTTCAGTCTGCCTTCATTGAAAAGAAAGTGCCTAAACGATGA
- a CDS encoding flagellin, with product MIINHNISAMNASRALKFNTTEVDKSMEKLSSGLRINRAGDDASGLAVSEKLRTQVAGLRQAERNTEDGMSFIQVAEGFLEQTSQILQRVRVLAIQTSNGIYTPEDRQLVQVEVSGLVDELDRIASQAEFNRFKVLNGDYARGSKTASMWFHMGANQNQRERVFIGTMNATSLKMKAAGRATSISTPGKANDTIGLVDSALQRLGKQRADLGAYYNRLEHAAKGLMSAYENVQASESRIRDADMAETFVEYTKNKILTDTSLAMVSQTTVRPEAVLRLLR from the coding sequence ATGATTATCAATCACAACATCAGCGCGATGAATGCAAGCAGAGCGTTGAAATTCAACACTACCGAAGTGGACAAGTCCATGGAGAAATTGTCAAGCGGGCTTAGAATCAATAGAGCCGGCGACGATGCTTCCGGGCTTGCAGTTTCGGAAAAGTTGAGAACACAAGTTGCGGGTTTGCGACAAGCTGAGCGTAACACTGAAGACGGAATGTCCTTCATTCAGGTTGCCGAAGGCTTTTTGGAGCAGACTTCGCAAATTCTTCAGAGGGTCAGGGTTTTGGCAATTCAGACTTCTAATGGAATTTACACACCGGAAGACAGACAATTAGTACAAGTGGAAGTTTCCGGTCTTGTAGATGAATTGGATCGAATAGCTTCTCAAGCAGAGTTCAATCGTTTCAAAGTTTTGAACGGGGACTATGCAAGAGGATCAAAAACTGCAAGCATGTGGTTTCACATGGGTGCAAACCAGAACCAGAGAGAAAGAGTTTTCATAGGTACTATGAACGCTACTTCTCTTAAAATGAAAGCCGCAGGAAGAGCTACTTCCATTTCCACTCCCGGAAAAGCCAACGACACAATAGGTCTTGTGGATTCGGCTTTGCAAAGACTCGGAAAACAAAGAGCAGATCTCGGTGCTTATTACAATCGTCTCGAACATGCGGCGAAAGGTTTAATGAGCGCTTATGAAAATGTTCAGGCTTCTGAGTCACGTATTAGGGATGCGGATATGGCAGAGACATTCGTAGAATACACAAAAAATAAAATTCTAACGGATACGAGTCTTGCAATGGTTTCGCAAACTACAGTCAGACCTGAGGCAGTGCTCAGGCTTTTGAGGTAG